In Setaria viridis chromosome 5, Setaria_viridis_v4.0, whole genome shotgun sequence, the genomic stretch TGAATCAAATAACGGATGATTATATGTTTTTTTAACGTGGGCACATGTCAAGCAAGACACGTATTAAGTTAGGAAAGGGAAGTAGATTTTTAAATATTCCAagtttatatatatttattagtcATATTTGATATGGACTCTTTGGATAGTCTAGGCTgatagatcttcataaaatccaatggtgtatattcttctcttttttgatTAATGTGGAAATTTCTAAACCCTCTTGGTAAACGTGATGGTTTCTTTTAatactattgtattaagatgaTAGATAAGTGGTTGATGAAGGGTCTAGTCCCATGAGGAATAAGAGAGCATGGATGAGTACAATATGACAAGTGGGCCATGCATATGGTTATTTAACACGTATTGAAGCACGATAAAAGAAATCAAACTGTTGTATGAGTCGGTCTCAAAACTTTATAGATGATGTGGATGGTCTAATAGACAAGTACTTGTCTCAACTATAAACTTGCTTTTACACGGGTTGCTCGTGTAGATCCCGCGCTGGTGACTCAGAGGAGGAAGATCTAAGGCAGGCCACCCAGGACCAGCTTAAACATGTAGGCGCCCAGGGAAGGGTCGGTCGGGCTGCTCGGCAAAATACGGGAGAGTGCATACACTAAGAATACCTTAGTTTATAAAATTTCTTATAAATGGTAAAAAATTGTTAATTAACTTAGGCTCTGACATTTGAGTAAGGCCATTCTGAGTGCAATGTTTCGTGTTTATATTTCCAAGTACATCATATAAGCAAAAGTGTATTTAATTCATGGATGAAATAGATCACATAATGCATTGTTTCATCCTTTGTTGTTTCCAATACTACAAGACACAAACATCTTTAAAATAGTGTACACATGGTTTCATCCCTATTAAATTAGTTTTTTCTCTCACCTTATAAATAGTGTGCCATGTCACCATAATTGCCTACATAGCAGCTCATTCGCCATCAGCATAGAGCAGGAGGATGTCGCTTGGATTTTACCAATGTGTTCTGGTGATTGGCAACCAACACGATGGTCAGGTAGCTAAGGATATTGTATTCATATAAGGAATGGGTTAACTTGTaacattcttgtattgtttgtATAAATGGTTACCCATAAACCAATTtaacatacatacatatacatacaGACATACAAACACATATATATTATTCCGTACCTAGGGTATTGTATAGTATAatcctctctctatatatatatgtttggGGGCATGGCCCCCTTGTTCCCCTACTGGCTCTATCCATATCAGTGGTAATGCCACTCCCACCATCATCATCCTTATTATCTTCAGCTCGGCCGGTGTGGTTGTCATTCTTAGGGATCCATCATCGTCTCGTCTCGTAAGTTAAAGGTGTCATTGCAGGACGCATTGTCGTACTGATCCTTATAACTGCTCATGACTACCAGCATTTTGCGTTAGAGGGAAAGTTCGATTGTAGGGGTCTGGGATGGTAGGAAGAAAACAGCTTTAGTGgaagaagtgggatgagatgatttaggagaggaagaaggggtTTTTGGTGAAGCTTTGTGTGGAGAAGAACCGCTGCATGGTGATTTTTATTTTACTCGATCTACCCACAAAACAAATACAATGTACTATATGTGAATGAGTCCTCGTAATTGTGATTTCAAACCTAATAAATAATAATTACGCACTTTCAAGACCGTTGATTGTGTTCAATGGCAGTCgtccttctctctctttcttttctcccttcttctaccttaaaattaaaattttagaagTGGCTTCATGAATTCCAACCAACTAAGTTCCATgtcgggactaaagagctccTGTCGGTGGTGGCCGTTTGACCCGTGACTAAAGCTCCTTCATGCCCATGTTTAAAAATGACCGAAATTTCTGTAGCTGTATGGAAGGTCGTTTCTGTACTAGTGATGCTGGATCTGCCTAGCGTATGTAAACAGTAGACGTATGTAAACAGTAGAGGTTCGTTACACCAAGTATCTTGGGTCACTACATTTCCTTTTACAAGACTTATTTTGATTAGGGATAAACGAGAAGTCTGCGGTTGTTAGATGGAGAGAATATCTTCTGCATACATACACGACTCAAGCTTACCGATATGCACTATAGAATTTTCATGCGAAACTGCGAAAGTCCACGCTGCGAGGTAATCGATCACGGTCTTTGCTTgatgatactccctccatcccacaaAGATTGTTCGTTTAGTTTTCAAGACTTGTCCCATAAAAAGTGTCCATATAACTTTTAAACAATCCAACAAAGACCTTCATAATACCTTTTGACctagggcctgttcgcttcagcttataagccggctgaaaagctgaaacggctgatttgttgtgagaggaaaacactgtttgatggctgataagccagctgaataagctgaagcgaacaggccgctagttaacgaatcgatcatttactcccaTCATCGATGCTCGAGATAGACTCGttaaataaggaaggctaataggtccGACAACTACTGTAagtgtgcatgcataattaattctactcggtaatccaTCTAATTAAAAAATTTATTAGAGGTAATTTGGACTTTTAATATTGCTACCATCTTGTTTAAAATTTTCTAAATGAACAGCTTCACATGTGATATGTCCTACAGGATGGACATCAACATTGTGGGGTGATGTCAGTGTGAACGTACGTTTCTCCGCTCTCAGACATCACCTGCCCACCTAAACGATATGGATCCAAGAGGAAGCACCGCAACCTGATTGCGACCCGGGCACCTACTCCCACTAGGACTCATATTAGAGCAGGAGCAATGAAATCACCAAGAAAACTAGGCTACATGCAACTCAGCACCACGCATGAAAGATCAGGACATGAGCAGTGTACAATGATACAAAAGGCAAGATGCAGGATGGCAGGACTACAGCAGTGAGCAGtgctctctctttttcttcgaGCCTCAGCCTGGCTATCGAGATGTTCGGATAGCGGCAGGCGAGGACAAAGGAGAAGATGGGAGAAGGGTGCAGTGCGGATAAAGGTGCCGAAACTTTTTCGGTGGAAATTGGAGTGCACGTCTACCCAGCAAAACAGGGCGATCAAGCAAGCACGGGGCCGAGACGAGACACGCGAGGCCCATGAAAGGAGCGTACGTGCTTGGATCCTCGTGCTCATGTTCGGTGCGGTTTGGTTTGGTTCGTTTGTGGTCACTGCCGCGGTTTCCAGACCTTTTCCTCGCACCGTCTCGAGGAAAGCTTTAAACAAGTTCTGTTCGTcccgtcaccactcaccagggAAATCCGGGAAACACGTGCTGCGCTTGGTGCACTACTTTGCCACTACCACGAAGGCGGCGTGAGAAGGATGCGTGTGCTTGCAGGTCCTGTAATTTATTTTTTCGCAGGACGCTGCACCTTGCAACTGTCTTCAGCTCCCTTGAGGCCTTGAGAGGTTAGCCAGAACCACTAACGTACTAACACTGATTTGCATCATTCAGCCGGAtttcacagcatgcttctttaGGGAAAAGGGTCGAGATAATGGCTGCAACGTTTACACCTCGAAACGTCTAGGTCAGCAGTAACTTTGAATCGACTCTAACACGCTTAGTCAGTAACCAGGTTGGCAAGGCACCGGACTCGATCGTGAAGAATGCCAGTGGTTAAATTCCAAAGTCTGTTTCTGAAAGTCTTTGATGTCCTTTGGATCTAATCAAGTAAAAAACTCAACCTTTAGGGGGGAAAATAtggttgcaaacttgcaatagACCCAGATGCTACCATAGTGTCATGCTTGGCAACGTCAAATGCTACTCTCGTTCTGGAATCAATTTTCATGTGGTTACAATATCAAAATAGTCAAGACCGCTTTCTGTAGCTCCCAAGTTTCTGTCAGAATGCAGTGAAGCAACGGCAACTCCGTAAGCTGGACACGTGATATTGGACCGATCTGAGCACGTCGATTCTGAAACCTCTTTCGGCATAATGTTAGGACTGTAGAGCTACACGTATAAGCACAAGCTCTGAACTCACGGTATTTGTTTCTTCAGAAATTCGTCTCGTTTGTACAGGAACACACAAGTGACAAAGGCTCCGACAGCAATCAAACTGCCAAAATTCCAGCACAAACCGAGCTCTAATCCTGCTTCTCTACCTCCTACAGCAGGCGATAATCATTGGAGCAAAGGTCACAGTGCCGTTGCGCATTAATCTCCAACAAAATGATTAAAGAAAACGCACTGTCAGTGGTCACCCTGCAGTTCTCCCAGTTCTTATTTCGAATTAAAGTATACTTCTCCGAGTGGCCAATCGATTGGCCTCGGAACACGAGCTAGCAGCGGCAGGAAACTGTTCTGCAAAGCCGCCTTTGTTAACCCCTACTCCCGCTAAAGCGAAAATGCCGCGAAAATGCTGCTAAGCACAGCCGCGCAGAGGACAAGAGAAACGGATTTGCTCGCGGGGCGCGGGCAGCGTAGCCGAGCGCCTCCCGTTTTGCGTCCGGTTTCCCTCGGCATCCGCGGCGGTCACGCATGAGCTATATTTTTTGCTGCCCCGTCTCTCGTGCGCCGTACCGCTCCACTATTTACTGTTGGTGGCAAGCTGAGCTCGTGGGGTAGGCCTCTTTTTACAGAGAGAGCCAGGGGCAAAGGCTGGTGGACGGGGGCACGGCGCGGTACCTTCTCTGACGGCCGTGGTCCTGGGCTGCGCTGCGCCCGGTCAGGTGTGCCGAGGCAATGTCCGCTTGGTCCTTGCCTTTGCCTCGTTGCCCTGGAGGTAGTTGGTTGTAGCAGCAAAGGATGTGGCATGAATGGGTGCGGCGGCATACCCTCCGAGGAGGCGAGGGAATGTTTGTCCGGTGACGCcgtcggcggaggcgacgaTGGAGAACCGAACGGCTGGACTTCTGGAGTTCTCTCTCGCTGCGACCCAGGGCCTAGATGCCGTTTGCGATTATGGGCTGTCTGCAGTCCCTCCGGCCTGCATATAACGTTTGCATGGGCCAAACTCCCGGCCCATCTTTGGCGGGATCGCCTTCAGTCGAGGAACACttttgctcaaaaaaaaaagagtcgaGGAACACTTTGGTTAAGACATGGTGATTTTCATCTTCTTTGCCCTTAGCTTTTTGTACCGAAAGCAAACCATGGAAATGTCCAGTGCACGTACGGAATGCAAGCAAAATCTACCGACTTAAAGAAAAATCTCTAGCATAAGGAGTCCAGAGATAGGCATTCATATTAGCAGTTAAGATAGCACAAGGCTCCATGTGTCAACAATGGCGTCTTTTCATACTGAATGATAGGACCATACGCATGATCAGAGATTTCGCTACATCGATCAACCAGCAACGGACGACCAGTACAGGCAGCCAATACATTCATAACAAGGCACACTGATGCAAAACGTGCTCAAGGCTGCCTCCTAGTAGTTGCTCTTGCTCATAATGGGTCTTGGTCTCGGATGTCTGTTTATAATACGCATGCAGAACTCTTACGGGATCTACTATGGCAAAGTTATCCATTACTACCGCCGTGTCTGATGTCCAGGATATCATCTTTAATAGTAATCAACAACAGGTTCTTCACGAAGCAGTCGGATACAGCTAACTATGGATTAGGATTACCAGATCATTTGACGATTATGCGACGCTAACCTGCTGGACATCCACTGAGCACGAGAGTTGCTTTTCCATTCCAAATATGGCAGCAGTAGCAAACTGGCTATCACCAAAACCTCAAGCTGCAATGCAACTGAGGGAAGCAGAAATACGGACTCATTAGTATCTGAGAAAAGCGATACCAGTTTGTACTTAATACAATAACTACATTTTATAGCATTCAAACAAAGCATGAGCATTATGCAAGCTAATCTGAGAAATCAACGATCTAGTAACCAAACTCTGAAGAACATATCTCGGTGTAGAAATCAAGTAACAATGTCATGAGAGCACTGTTCATGGCAAAACTAGACATAGAGATTTCATCTAGTCAATCTAAATAGATCTGAAGATATCGACGCCCTGCTTTACAGTATAACAACACGGGTCCTAGGATGTCAAATCAAAACAGAGTGAGCACATTCATACCAGTCCATTTTGCTCTTGCCCACTTTGATTAAGCAGGTGCGAAAATACCAAACAGAAGCTCTGATTTATACATATTCAAAGTCTCCAGAAGCTGCATCGTCCAACACATTCCTGTCAAGGCCTGAGCTTGCTGCTTCTTCCAATTCATCATCAAGGTGTATACTTTCTGCCTCTTCCAATTCATCTGTGCCAAGGTGGTGTATATTTTCTGCCTCTTCCAGTTCATCTGTGCCAGGGTCTCCTTCTGTCAACTCTTTGGTTTTATAATCAGGGTAAACCTTCATTTTGATGCGCTTGCCTTTGATGTATCGGTATTCCCATTTTGGTGGTGGGTATTTCTTTTTTAACTTTTCATATTTGTCCATCATATCTAACTTCTGAAATACATCACCTAGCATCCTGACAATTGAACCATCAGGTCTAACGCCTAGTTCCTCCATATCAGCAAAAACCTGAAGAATTTACGAGGAAGATATCATATAGTTAGAAAAGAACACCTGGATGATTATCTCCTACTCATATTTCTGTTGAGCAAAGCTTTTCTACAAAGGGGAAAAATGGTCTAAGTCCTAATTTCAACTTTGGTTAAAACAGTATGCAGAGTGGTGAGCCTCATGCTATCATGTTACACTAGTCCAAATGTTCCCGTCTGTGCTAAGAAGGCACCTTTAACCCTGAATGAACAAACTTTAGTCCTTGGATGGACCAAAGTCACCAAAACCATCTGTCTCAGAACTAAATCTGCATGACATCGCTTCAGAATTGATTGACGCTTTACTATCCCATGAAGATATTCCACATGTAGAAGCTATAGCTGGTCTAAATTCCCGTGGGAAACACAATAAGTGCATTATCCCCTTTTTGGAGGCCTAAGCTTCTAGTGGCTTTAGTACATTTTTTTAGTGTACCTAGTGGCTTTAAATAAGACAGGGTCCAAGGTACAGAGTCAGCTTGGCATAGGAAAATGATCACACTGAAATTCCACAAAGAACACAATAAATAGTGTAACATCGGCATACTTCATTATAGAGGGTTGAAGTTATTCAGTAATGACATCATTCTGCAGTGGAGTTTTGGTGGTGGATAGGAGCCATGGATGCTATTTCTAACATTATGGATGACCATGTATATCACACCATGCTGAAGCAGAAGGAAATTATCAACCCAAACCTCTGAACTGCTAGGTGGGCAAGGAAAGTCACGTCAAAGCCAAAAATCCCTAGAAAGCTTCGGTACAATGGTATCCTTTGATATATCACTACTAGCAGACAGTTTTCACATCTCTGAAGTAAAATGACTGCCCCTCAATGCAACTGGGACCAACTAGATTCAAATGCATATTTATAAGATGGCATGctaaaataagaaaaaacaTAATTTCCAACCTCAAACATCTTATCGTATGCTCCCACACTGTAATACAAAGAAATCATTCTCATGAAAAAGGTACGAGGCAATCCCTCCATATATCGTGAGAATATCATTCCAAATAATTCTTCTGCTTCCTCAATCCGTCCATCCTCGATCAAAGCATTCAACAAGGTGTAATAGCTTCCCATTGTCTTCCCTTGACCTTTGTTGAACATCCATTTAATAACCTAGATCATGAATCATGCGGTCATTATTTCAATTCAGGATAAGGGTTGGCTACTATAAAGGAGAAACTAATCCTAGTTGTAGTCTTGATACGGGGAAAAAGGGTTTATACAATATTAAAGGGGAGCAATTATTCTACTCTAGAACTGGAAACAGCTAAATCTTGACCTGTCCAAGGATGGGATTACTAGTAAAATTCTCCGAGGAAGGGAATTTGTGTATATCTACAAGACAGTATGAACATTTCACTAGAAATCCATGACAATTGAAAGCGATATGTAGGAAAAAGAATTTAGATCAGAATCAGAGTTCAAATCAAAATCCATTTAACACCTGAATTATACGCTTCCATTCCTTTTCATCCTCAAGTGTCTTCAGTGCCTTCTTTACTACTATCAAGGGAAACTCCAGTTCCCATGCAACAAATGAGTCAAGTGCGCCATAAACTTCCTCCTTTACATTAGACAGACCTTTAATCTGCAGGagataaaaaatattgatagTTTCAGACACTCAATTCAACAGTGTCAGTGTACGGAATGTGTATTTGCACCTTCTTTAACATAAAGGTAATGTGACTAAGACAGGACGATGCACAGGAGTATAAACAGAGAAACGTAGAAGAACCTCACACATTCCACAAGCTTCTGTGACTTGGAAATAGTCCCAATTTTCTTACGAGTTTTCCACACACGGGGATATCTTGGTCTTGGACCCCTGGCACCGCAAACCTGTTGCATAATTGTAATACATGAGAATCAGCATAGGCCACACTGCCAGCACTAAATCAACCAAAATGCACGGAATTAAGCTCACCACTACAGAATTGAATTTTAGAGGATGTCCAACTGTAGCTCCTCCCCGCACTAAGGTAAATGCAGGCGACCAATAGTTCGCCAAGCAAAACATTCTACAAAGGAGCTGAAGAGATGAAATAGTTTTTAAGTACTATTTAAACAGAACAACAAGAAATCGAGTTGTACCTCATCCTCTCGCCGTACCTTAGTAAAGGAGCAGAAGAGCAGGCGTGCTGTGCCCCGTAGTTCGAGGGCGAAAAGGCGGAAAGGAATGGGCAGCCTCCACCGCGGCCAGTGGCGTATCGACTGCCGCCACCGTCGCTTCTTCTCGCCGGAGTCGGGAGGGGAGCGACCGGACGGCTGCAGCGTTTGCAATCCCCTGGGGATTTATCTCccaagatgtttttttttctcttcggGGAAAATCACCCAGCTGCTAACCTATCATCTACTGATATTAGTTTCGGGCTTGGCCCTTGTTCTCAGTGGGCCGTAGGCTGTTTCAGTAAATGGGCCTCACCTAGCTGCCCATTcctttcatcttcttcctcttgccaAAGAAGTTTTTCCTCCGAAACTCGACGAACGACGAAAAAACCTTCCTCCACGGCTGCCtatggccgccgccgaccggaCCTAGGCTAGGTATTGCTACCTCCCGACTTGCCGTGGTGCTTGTTTACTAACACCACGCCTGTCAGCGAATAAAGAGTTAAAGAAAGGGGAAGGGGACGAGGGGATAAGTGGGAGGCGAGGGAGTCCAGTGGTTAATTTTTCCCCCGAAGTTGAGGATAGGGGATGCCGGTGGCGAGGCCGGAGCCGCAGGAACCCCGGGTGATCGCCCATGTTGACATGGACTGCTTCTACGTCCAAGGTTGGTGACTTTCCTTGCCTATCCCTCTCCCACCCCGCCCATGGCCAACCGTTCTTCGACTGAAACTCTAAAAGAGTGGCCATTTGCTTTGCCGCAGTGGAGCAGCGGAGGAACCCTGAGCTCAGGGGCCAGCCGACCGCCGTGGTGCAGTACAACGACTGGAAAGGCGGGGGTTTGATCGCCGTCAGCTACGAGGCTCGCGGGTTTGGTGTGAAGAGGCGAGTGCCGTTTCTTCATCGACAGTCTCGTTTCCTTGGAATTTGCTGAGGTCCTGACATCCGGATTCGTGGTGCTTATTCAGGTCCATGCGTGGAGATGAGGCCAAGAGGGTTTGTCCTGGTATTAATCTGGTTCAGGTCCCTGTGGCGCGTGGCAAGGCCGACCTTAATCTTTACAGAAGTGCTGGCTCTGAGGTAGGTTCACCAGTGTAAACTAGTTTACTAGTACTAGTTAACAGCACCGGACTTACAATGGCATATATAGAATTATGAGTCTATATTTTGCATCTGAACTTTCAGGTTGTTGCGATACTTGCAAGCAAAGGGAAGTGCGAGCGGGCATCCATTGACGAAGTTTATCTTGACCTTACTGATGCAGCCAAGGAAATGCTCTTACAAGCTCCCCCAGATTCACCGGAGGGGATTTTTATGGAAGCAGCAAAGTCAAATATCTTGGGCCTTCCTTCTTCTGTAAGAATGTTTTCGCAATTAGTTTTACTGCAATGTGGTTTGATATGAACGTGGTCATAGGTCATGATATGTTCAGGATGCCAGCGAGAAGGAAAAGAATGTGAGGGCATGGCTTTGTCGACCGGACGCTGATTACGAGGATAAGTTATTGGCATGTGGAGCTATAATTGTTGCACAGCTACGAGTCAGAGTTCTGGAGGAAACCCAATTCACATGCTCTGCTGGGATTGCTCACAATAAGGTTTATAATGATTCATAATAGTGAGTAgatgttttttctttctgttgACTAAAATTGTCAGCAATCCATGGTTAATATTGTGGTTAAGTTTGCTATGCTCAGGAAATCAGCTCAAATTCCTGTATTTCTGTTTTCTGTGTTTTTTTTATTCCTTGCTCTTCCTACCAGTCTTCCACTCATTGTTCTTATACTGTGCAGATGTTAGCGAAACTTGTCAGTGGAATGCACAAGCCTGCTCAACAAACTGTAGTCCCTTCTTCATCAGTTCAAGGCTTTCTAGCATCACTACCTGTGAAGAAGATGTAATGATCTGACATGACACCTCTGCCCTTGCTTGGTTCTTGTTAGTTCCTGGGAATAGTTTTGACACTGTGTATCGCTATTTAGATCACACAACATTGTGCTTTAGTTGAAACTATGCATGGTTTGACACTGAATGGTGAGAATAACCATATTATTCAGGAAACAGCTTGGTGGTAAGCTTGGAAGTTCCTTGCAGGATGATCTTGGGGTCGAGACCATTGGTGATCTTCTAAGTTTTGCAGAGGAAAAGTTACAAGAGCAGTATGGAGTAAATACTGGGTAATTATGTTCATGCATGTATCGATGTGTTATTATTTTGTTTGCCTTGAGTAATGTAGATATAAGCTAGTTAAGATATGATATCACGTTTTAAAGACTAAGAGTTGTTATTCCCTTTAGCTTTTGGCGGATGACATAACTTTTAACTTGATGGTAGGTTCATTATATCAAACACGGCAAAACCATGCTTCTTTGCATCCATGTTTTTAGTATCATGTCTAATACTCCCATCTTATAAGCTCTAGACTTCATGCAGAACATGGTTATGGAAGATTGCTAGAGGCATTAGTGGAGAAGAAGTTGAGGATCGTCTTCTACCGAAGAGTCACGGATGTGGAAAGACATTTCCTGGACCAAAAGCACTGAAGAATAGTGCTTCTGTAAGAATGCTTGCTCtgtcattttcattgttttcaAGCAAAATCTTTAGTTATTTTTAGCTGCTTGAGAAACAGAGTATCTGAGAGGCCTTGGAACAGTGAAGAACCTTATGAATTTTGGTTACTTGTGATGAGCATAAGCATATAAGCACTTACATGTTTTGATTTGTGAAAACCATATGTGATAATGATATAGAGCATAGTGTTACAATTGGTACCTGATGCAGGGACATCCTGGCTTAATTAGGGTGAAACAACTTGAAAATATGCAACTCTCAAGCTTGAAAATAAGGTACCTTGTGACATTGTAGGTCGGGAGTATGGACCCCCACATGCCAGTGAGATGATCAGCTGCTATTTAAGAAAACTTGGCAATTCCATATACAAACTTATGCCTCATGTGGTCCATGTCAGCCACATTTGTGGAGCCTCTGCCAGATTTATTGTAAACAGGCGTTGCACTTGATTACTTGCTACTCTGTCAAATACTTGTTTTGTGAGCAGCATGGTATGCACATGGAATTATATTGGTGCTTTAAGCTTTATAATGCTGCACTTTGATAGTTTGATGGCCTTGGGATGCTAGATGCGGTACCCTACCTGACTTAATAAGTTTTCATGCTGCCTGAGTAAGATCCCATATGCATGgctaaaaatagaaaaaaaaaatg encodes the following:
- the LOC117855182 gene encoding pentatricopeptide repeat-containing protein At4g21190 isoform X2 is translated as MFCLANYWSPAFTLVRGGATVGHPLKFNSVVVCGARGPRPRYPRVWKTRKKIGTISKSQKLVECIKGLSNVKEEVYGALDSFVAWELEFPLIVVKKALKTLEDEKEWKRIIQVIKWMFNKGQGKTMGSYYTLLNALIEDGRIEEAEELFGMIFSRYMEGLPRTFFMRMISLYYSVGAYDKMFEVFADMEELGVRPDGSIVRMLGDVFQKLDMMDKYEKLKKKYPPPKWEYRYIKGKRIKMKVYPDYKTKELTEGDPGTDELEEAENIHHLGTDELEEAESIHLDDELEEAASSGLDRNVLDDAASGDFEYV
- the LOC117855182 gene encoding pentatricopeptide repeat-containing protein At4g21190 isoform X1; this translates as MRMFCLANYWSPAFTLVRGGATVGHPLKFNSVVVCGARGPRPRYPRVWKTRKKIGTISKSQKLVECIKGLSNVKEEVYGALDSFVAWELEFPLIVVKKALKTLEDEKEWKRIIQVIKWMFNKGQGKTMGSYYTLLNALIEDGRIEEAEELFGMIFSRYMEGLPRTFFMRMISLYYSVGAYDKMFEVFADMEELGVRPDGSIVRMLGDVFQKLDMMDKYEKLKKKYPPPKWEYRYIKGKRIKMKVYPDYKTKELTEGDPGTDELEEAENIHHLGTDELEEAESIHLDDELEEAASSGLDRNVLDDAASGDFEYV
- the LOC117855182 gene encoding pentatricopeptide repeat-containing protein At4g21190 isoform X3 gives rise to the protein MCEIKGLSNVKEEVYGALDSFVAWELEFPLIVVKKALKTLEDEKEWKRIIQVIKWMFNKGQGKTMGSYYTLLNALIEDGRIEEAEELFGMIFSRYMEGLPRTFFMRMISLYYSVGAYDKMFEVFADMEELGVRPDGSIVRMLGDVFQKLDMMDKYEKLKKKYPPPKWEYRYIKGKRIKMKVYPDYKTKELTEGDPGTDELEEAENIHHLGTDELEEAESIHLDDELEEAASSGLDRNVLDDAASGDFEYV
- the LOC117855180 gene encoding DNA polymerase eta; translation: MPVARPEPQEPRVIAHVDMDCFYVQVEQRRNPELRGQPTAVVQYNDWKGGGLIAVSYEARGFGVKRSMRGDEAKRVCPGINLVQVPVARGKADLNLYRSAGSEVVAILASKGKCERASIDEVYLDLTDAAKEMLLQAPPDSPEGIFMEAAKSNILGLPSSDASEKEKNVRAWLCRPDADYEDKLLACGAIIVAQLRVRVLEETQFTCSAGIAHNKMLAKLVSGMHKPAQQTVVPSSSVQGFLASLPVKKMKQLGGKLGSSLQDDLGVETIGDLLSFAEEKLQEQYGVNTGTWLWKIARGISGEEVEDRLLPKSHGCGKTFPGPKALKNSASVKSWLDQLCEELSERIQSDLNQNKRIAQTLTLHARASKENERDSTKKFPSKSCPLRYGTGKIQEDAMKLFESGLHEFLESQNTGWSITSLSVTASKIFDIPSGTSSILRYIKGPSSAASPAIPDSSSVPDDPSLDNNVHVTPIHEEQCEPSISEKEDGKRYSSISAKQCPANEEKRIPKKLPEVKGTSSILKFLSRGQSALHEKRKSDVLICSPQGPGSSSEANKPEEHNVSGQAADRSNINSGGEPSGSNPWLFNVEDIDPAVVEELPLEIQREIQGWIRPSKEPSTKRRGSTISSYFPPARS